A genomic segment from Glycine soja cultivar W05 chromosome 18, ASM419377v2, whole genome shotgun sequence encodes:
- the LOC114395792 gene encoding delta-1-pyrroline-5-carboxylate synthase-like isoform X1, which produces MDPTRAFVKSVKRVVVKVGTAVVTRSDGRLALGRLGALCEQLKELNNNDYEVILVTSGAVGLGRQRLRYRRLVNSSFSDLQNPQGDLDGKACAAVGQSSLMALYDIMFSQLDVTSSQLLVNDGFFRDTAFRKQLSDTVSSLLDLRVIPIFNENDAVSTRKAPYEGKNCLQDSSGIFWDNDSLAGLLALELKADLLVLLSDVEGLYSGPPSDPKSKLIHTYVKEKHQREITFGEKSRLGRGGMTAKVNAAVCAAYAGTPVIITSGYATDNIIRVLRGERIGTVFHKDAHLWTSIKEVSAHEMAVAARNSSRRLQVLNSDERRKILLAMADALKNNESVIRLENGADVADAEEMGYEKALISRLTLRPEKISSLVKSVRMLAEMEEPIGQILKRTELADKLILEKISCPLGVLLVIFESRPDALVQIAALAIRSGNGLLLKGGKEAKRSNAILHKVITSIIPDTVGDKLIGLVTSREHIPDLLKLDDVIDLVVPRGSNKLVSQIKDSTKIPVLGHADGICHVYVDKTANIDMAKKIIRDAKIDYPAACNAMETLLVHVDLSRNGGLDELVAELRHEGVQLYGGPRASSLLKISETHSFHLEYSSLACTIEIVDDVFAAIEHIHHNGSAHTECIVAEDSEIAEAFLSQVDSAAVFHNASTRFCDGARFGLGAEVGISTSRLHARGPVGVEGLLTNRWILRGSGQVVNGDRGVTYTYKDLPVKA; this is translated from the exons ATGGATCCCACTCGAGCTTTTGTAAAGAGTGTCAAGCGTGTCGTCGTCAAG GTTGGAACAGCTGTGGTTACTCGTAGTGATGGAAGATTAGCATTGGGAAGACTTGGAGCTCTCTGCGAGCAG CTTAAAGAGCTAAATAACAACGATTATGAGGTTATATTAGTGACTTCAGGAGCAGTCGGTCTTGGCCGGCAAAGACTAAGATATCGAAGATTGGTCAATAGCAG CTTTTCAGATCTTCAAAATCCACAAGGAGATCTTGATGGGAAAGCATGTGCAGCTGTTGGACAGAGTAGTCTCATGGCTCTCTATGATATCATGTTTAGTCAG CTTGATGTAACTTCATCACAACTTCTTGTGAATGATGGGTTTTTTAGGGATACGGCTTTCAGAAAACAACTTTCAGACACTGTGAGCTCGTTATTAGATTTAAGGGTTATCCCCATCTTCAATGAAAACGATGCTGTTAGTACTAGGAAGGCACCCTATGAG GGCAAGAACTGTCTGCAGGATTCTTCTGGTATTTTCTGGGACAACGACAGTTTGGCTGGTCTATTGGCTTTGGAACTTAAAGCTGACCTCCTTGTTCTATTGAGTGATGTTGAGGGTCTTTATAGTGGCCCTCCATCTGACCCCAAGTCAAAGTTAATTCATACATATGTAAaagaaaagcatcaaagagAAATTACTTTTGGAGAAAAGTCAAGATTGGGAAGAGGGGGTATGACTGCTAAAGTTAATGCTGCTGTTTGTGCTGCTTATGCTGGCACACCTGTGATTATTACTAG TGGCTATGCTACAGACAACATCATACGAGTGCTTCGAGGAGAAAGAATTGGTACTGTCTTTCACAAAGATGCTCATTTGTGGACCAGCATAAAGGAAGTGAGTGCTCATGAAATGGCAGTGGCAGCACGTAATAGTTCTAGACGACTTCAG GTCCTAAATTCTGATGAAAGGAGGAAAATATTGCTGgcaatggctgatgcattaaaGAATAATGAAAGTGTGATAAGGCTTGAGAATGGAGCTGATGTTGCTGATGCAGAGGAGATGGGATATGAGAAAGCACTTATATCACGTTTAACCCTGAGACCTGAGAAG aTCTCTAGTCTTGTAAAGTCTGTTCGCATGCTAGCTGAGATGGAAGAACCCATTGGTCAGATCTTAAAGAGAACTGAG CTAGCAGATAAACTCATCCTGGAGAAAATATCATGTCCTTTGGGTGTACTCCTGGTTATATTCGAGTCTCGACCAGATGCCCTTGTTCAG ATAGCTGCATTGGCCATTCGAAGTGGAAATGGTCTATTACTTAAAGGAGGAAAGGAAGCCAAACGATCAAATGCAATCTTACACAAG GTCATTACTTCAATTATTCCAGATACAGTGGGTGACAAACTCATTGGGCTTGTGACTTCAAGAGAACATATTCCAGATCTGCTCAAG CTTGATGACGTGATAGATCTTGTGGTCCCCAGAGGCAGTAACAAACTTGTTTCTCAAATCAAGGATTCCACAAAGATTCCTGTTCTTGGTCATGCTG ATGGAATATGTCATGTATATGTAGACAAAACAGCTAATATTGATATGGCAAAGAAGATTATTAGGGATGCAAAGATTGATTACCCTGCAGCCTGCAATGCAATG GAAACACTTCTTGTACACGTAGATTTGTCAAGGAATGGTGGACTTGATGAACTTGTTGCTGAACTCCGACATGAAG GCGTTCAATTATATGGTGGACCAAGAGCCAGTTCCTTATTAAAGATTTCTGAAACACACTCTTTCCATCTGGAGTATAGCTCACTGGCTTGTACAATTGAAATAGTGGATGATGTATTTGCTGCCATTGAACACATACATCACAATGGAAG TGCTCATACTGAATGCATTGTTGCAGAAGACTCTGAAATTGCCGAAGCTTTCTTAAGTCAGGTTGACAG TGCTGCTGTATTCCACAACGCAAGTACAAGGTTTTGTGATGGAGCTCGGTTTGGCCTTGGTGCAGAG GTTGGAATAAGCACAAGCCGACTTCATGCCAGAGGTCCCGTCGGAGTCGAAGGGTTGTTGACAAATAGATG GATATTGAGAGGGAGTGGGCAGGTGGTAAATGGTGATCGAGGGGTCACTTATACTTACAAGGATCTGCCAGTAAAAGCATAA
- the LOC114395792 gene encoding delta-1-pyrroline-5-carboxylate synthase-like isoform X2: MDPTRAFVKSVKRVVVKVGTAVVTRSDGRLALGRLGALCEQLKELNNNDYEVILVTSGAVGLGRQRLRYRRLVNSSFSDLQNPQGDLDGKACAAVGQSSLMALYDIMFSQLDVTSSQLLVNDGFFRDTAFRKQLSDTVSSLLDLRVIPIFNENDAVSTRKAPYEDSSGIFWDNDSLAGLLALELKADLLVLLSDVEGLYSGPPSDPKSKLIHTYVKEKHQREITFGEKSRLGRGGMTAKVNAAVCAAYAGTPVIITSGYATDNIIRVLRGERIGTVFHKDAHLWTSIKEVSAHEMAVAARNSSRRLQVLNSDERRKILLAMADALKNNESVIRLENGADVADAEEMGYEKALISRLTLRPEKISSLVKSVRMLAEMEEPIGQILKRTELADKLILEKISCPLGVLLVIFESRPDALVQIAALAIRSGNGLLLKGGKEAKRSNAILHKVITSIIPDTVGDKLIGLVTSREHIPDLLKLDDVIDLVVPRGSNKLVSQIKDSTKIPVLGHADGICHVYVDKTANIDMAKKIIRDAKIDYPAACNAMETLLVHVDLSRNGGLDELVAELRHEGVQLYGGPRASSLLKISETHSFHLEYSSLACTIEIVDDVFAAIEHIHHNGSAHTECIVAEDSEIAEAFLSQVDSAAVFHNASTRFCDGARFGLGAEVGISTSRLHARGPVGVEGLLTNRWILRGSGQVVNGDRGVTYTYKDLPVKA, from the exons ATGGATCCCACTCGAGCTTTTGTAAAGAGTGTCAAGCGTGTCGTCGTCAAG GTTGGAACAGCTGTGGTTACTCGTAGTGATGGAAGATTAGCATTGGGAAGACTTGGAGCTCTCTGCGAGCAG CTTAAAGAGCTAAATAACAACGATTATGAGGTTATATTAGTGACTTCAGGAGCAGTCGGTCTTGGCCGGCAAAGACTAAGATATCGAAGATTGGTCAATAGCAG CTTTTCAGATCTTCAAAATCCACAAGGAGATCTTGATGGGAAAGCATGTGCAGCTGTTGGACAGAGTAGTCTCATGGCTCTCTATGATATCATGTTTAGTCAG CTTGATGTAACTTCATCACAACTTCTTGTGAATGATGGGTTTTTTAGGGATACGGCTTTCAGAAAACAACTTTCAGACACTGTGAGCTCGTTATTAGATTTAAGGGTTATCCCCATCTTCAATGAAAACGATGCTGTTAGTACTAGGAAGGCACCCTATGAG GATTCTTCTGGTATTTTCTGGGACAACGACAGTTTGGCTGGTCTATTGGCTTTGGAACTTAAAGCTGACCTCCTTGTTCTATTGAGTGATGTTGAGGGTCTTTATAGTGGCCCTCCATCTGACCCCAAGTCAAAGTTAATTCATACATATGTAAaagaaaagcatcaaagagAAATTACTTTTGGAGAAAAGTCAAGATTGGGAAGAGGGGGTATGACTGCTAAAGTTAATGCTGCTGTTTGTGCTGCTTATGCTGGCACACCTGTGATTATTACTAG TGGCTATGCTACAGACAACATCATACGAGTGCTTCGAGGAGAAAGAATTGGTACTGTCTTTCACAAAGATGCTCATTTGTGGACCAGCATAAAGGAAGTGAGTGCTCATGAAATGGCAGTGGCAGCACGTAATAGTTCTAGACGACTTCAG GTCCTAAATTCTGATGAAAGGAGGAAAATATTGCTGgcaatggctgatgcattaaaGAATAATGAAAGTGTGATAAGGCTTGAGAATGGAGCTGATGTTGCTGATGCAGAGGAGATGGGATATGAGAAAGCACTTATATCACGTTTAACCCTGAGACCTGAGAAG aTCTCTAGTCTTGTAAAGTCTGTTCGCATGCTAGCTGAGATGGAAGAACCCATTGGTCAGATCTTAAAGAGAACTGAG CTAGCAGATAAACTCATCCTGGAGAAAATATCATGTCCTTTGGGTGTACTCCTGGTTATATTCGAGTCTCGACCAGATGCCCTTGTTCAG ATAGCTGCATTGGCCATTCGAAGTGGAAATGGTCTATTACTTAAAGGAGGAAAGGAAGCCAAACGATCAAATGCAATCTTACACAAG GTCATTACTTCAATTATTCCAGATACAGTGGGTGACAAACTCATTGGGCTTGTGACTTCAAGAGAACATATTCCAGATCTGCTCAAG CTTGATGACGTGATAGATCTTGTGGTCCCCAGAGGCAGTAACAAACTTGTTTCTCAAATCAAGGATTCCACAAAGATTCCTGTTCTTGGTCATGCTG ATGGAATATGTCATGTATATGTAGACAAAACAGCTAATATTGATATGGCAAAGAAGATTATTAGGGATGCAAAGATTGATTACCCTGCAGCCTGCAATGCAATG GAAACACTTCTTGTACACGTAGATTTGTCAAGGAATGGTGGACTTGATGAACTTGTTGCTGAACTCCGACATGAAG GCGTTCAATTATATGGTGGACCAAGAGCCAGTTCCTTATTAAAGATTTCTGAAACACACTCTTTCCATCTGGAGTATAGCTCACTGGCTTGTACAATTGAAATAGTGGATGATGTATTTGCTGCCATTGAACACATACATCACAATGGAAG TGCTCATACTGAATGCATTGTTGCAGAAGACTCTGAAATTGCCGAAGCTTTCTTAAGTCAGGTTGACAG TGCTGCTGTATTCCACAACGCAAGTACAAGGTTTTGTGATGGAGCTCGGTTTGGCCTTGGTGCAGAG GTTGGAATAAGCACAAGCCGACTTCATGCCAGAGGTCCCGTCGGAGTCGAAGGGTTGTTGACAAATAGATG GATATTGAGAGGGAGTGGGCAGGTGGTAAATGGTGATCGAGGGGTCACTTATACTTACAAGGATCTGCCAGTAAAAGCATAA